From a single Salvelinus sp. IW2-2015 linkage group LG22, ASM291031v2, whole genome shotgun sequence genomic region:
- the LOC139022777 gene encoding GTPase IMAP family member GIMD1, translating to MEEHLRQIQAPIWQRAIVLLTHGAEIPRGTTAEEHIRGKGKSLLWLVERCGNKFHVLDSQARDNEVKVQLLLEKIDRMVEINMRPREIQERLYTQVRESLRMVGGKQQGEDMEMLVMQDMRTRQNQQVTAVVPIETSKCRPAAFGLVLLGRRFSGKSSAGNTILGRREFGSGKRTVHCVVGQGEVEGRTVTVVDTPGWSLYGLSNPKKVRLEMRGSASLCPYGVVCTFLLAIPVDSFKEKDRCAVEKYLSVLGEGVWRSTMVLFTYGDELRGRTIEEHIEETGEPLRGLLGKCGHRYHVLDNNINADLTQVIELLQMVEQL from the exons ATGGAGGAGCACCTGAGGCAGATCCAGGCCCCTATCTGGCAGCGAGCTATAGTGCTCCTCACCCACGGAGCTGAGATACCAAGAGGAACCACCGCTGAGGAACACATCCGAGGGAAGGGCAAGAGTCTCCTGTGGCTTGTGGAGAGGTGTGGGAACAAGTTCCATGTTCTGGACAGCCAAGCCAGGGACAACGAGGTTAAGGTCCAATTGCTGTTGGAGAAAATTGATAGGATGGTTGAGATAAATATGCGTCCAAGGGAAATACAGGAGAGGTTGTACACCCAGGTGAGAGAGAGCTTGAGGATGGTAGGAGGGAAACAGCAGGGAGAGGACATGGAAATGCTTGTCATGCAGGACATGAGGACAAGGCAGAATCAGCAGGTCACAGCAGTGGTACCCATAG AGACATCTAAATGTAGGCCAGCTGCGTTTGGCCTTGTGCTGCTGGGAAGAAGATTTTCTGGGAAGAGTTCAGCAGGAAATACCATTCTTGGCAGAAGAGAGTTTGGTAGTGGCAAAAGAACAGTCCATTGTGTGGTGGGACAGGGAGAGGTGGAAGGGAGGACGGTCACAGTGGTGGACACTCCCGGTTGGAGTCTCTACGGTCTGTCCAACCCGAAGAAGGTCAGACTGGAGATGAGAGGGAGTGCATCCCTGTGCCCCTATGGGGTAGTTTGTACATTCCTCTTGGCCATACCTGTTGACTCCTTCAAAGAGAAAGATAGGTGTGCTGTGGAGAAATACCTGAGTGTTTTGGGTGAGGGGGTATGGAGAAGCACCATGGTGCTTTTCACCTATGGTGATGAGTTAAGAGGCAGAACCATTGAGGAGCACATTGAGGAGACTGGAGAGCCCCTCCGTGGGCTGCTGGGGAAGTGTGGTCACAGGTACCACGTCTTAGATAACAATATTAATGCCGATCTAACCCAGGTTATTGAGCTGTTGCAGATGGTGGAGCAGTTGTAG
- the LOC111982564 gene encoding TLC domain-containing protein 3A yields MFMLAWGTAFFPGLFFISRKVLKSAFKSWNDADVFVVSERLVSSIHATLATIVGFIIATASSDVMSDRHRLTNEFVWFGAPYMAFDIYAMYLSNYHSQKVKGHEAYRKHSLLTIKLFLLRHPLLIVHHMVLLTVFMPTILFLRTGLGGDFFIGCFFMAEFSTPFVSLGKVLIQLGLEDSWLHRVNGVMVLLSFFTCRILLFPYMYWVYGQQYTIPFHKVPCHLPLHCNLANLSILAPQIYWFVLLCHKAYRLYLRQTRSKGQLARKDGSKTD; encoded by the exons ATGTTTATGTTAGCTTGGGGCACTGCATTTTTCCCGGGATTGTTCTTCATATCCAGGAAAGTGCTTAAATCAGCTTTCAAAAGTTGGAATGATGCAGATGTGTTTGTGGTCAGCGAAAG GTTGGTGTCCTCCATCCATGCCACTTTGGCTACTATTGTTGGGTTCATAATTGCTACTGCCTCCAGTGATGTGATGTCTGACAG GCACAGACTGACCAATGAATTTGTGTGGTTTGGCGCTCCTTACATGGCGTTTGATATTTACGCCATGTATCTGAGTAACTACCACAGTCAAAAGGTCAAAGGGCACGAGGCATACAGAAAGCACTCCCTCCTTACCATCAAGCTGTTCCTCCTCCGGCATCCCCTGCTGATAGTCCATCACATGGTCCTCCTCACGGTCTTCATGCCCACCATTCTG TTCCTCAGGACTGGTCTTGGTGGAGACTTCTTCATTGGCTGTTTCTTCATGGCAGAATTCAGCACTCCTTTTGTCTCGTTAGGAAAGGTTCTGATCCAG TTGGGACTAGAGGACTCATGGCTTCACAGAGTCAACGGTGTGATGGTTCTGCTGAGTTTCTTCACCTGCCGTATCCTGCTCTTCCCCTACATGTACTGGGTGTATGGTCAGCAGTACACCATTCCCTTCCACAAAGTGCCTTGCCATCTACCGCTCCACTGCAACTTAGCCAACCTATCCATACTGGCACCTCAGATCTACTGGTTTGTGCTTCTGTGTCACAAGGCCTATCGCCTCTACCTGCGTCAGACTAGGTCAAAGGGTCAACTTGCTCGCAAAGATGGCTCAAAAACAGATTAG
- the usp2a gene encoding ubiquitin carboxyl-terminal hydrolase 2a isoform X1 translates to MPSMRQSYTVTVPEEPPASVFPFLKQEMRRKSSSMSGSVLVSTFVGLLINQAKNSKSAQGLVGLRNLGNTCFMNSILQCLSNTHNLRDYCLHNSHRRDLNKNSRTNTGALMEEFAKLLQTMWTSSSSEAVGPSEFKTQIQRYAPRFVGYNQQDAQEFLRFLLDGLHNEVNRVTVRPRGSSEDFDHLPDREKGDRMWSKYLEREDSKVVDLFVGQLKSSLTCSTCGYCSTVFDPFWDLSLPIAKKGYGEVSLMDCMSLFTKEDVLDGDEKPTCYRCKARRRCTKKFTVQKFPKILVLHLKRFSEARRTSKLSTFVNFPMEKLDLREFASENSINAVYNLYAVSNHSGTTMGGHYTAYCRNPTSGEWYTFNDSRVSPMSSRQVRSSDAYVLFLRAGLSSRGCDRPPGGGGGRHCDGGRRRRRGGGGGGAKPGPLD, encoded by the exons ATGCCCAGCATGAGACAGTCATACACGGTGACCGTTCCCGAAGAACCCCCGGCCTCGGTTTTCCCGTTCTTGAAGCAAGAGATGCGGCGGAAAAGCTCGAGCATGTCTGGCTCGGTGCTGGTGTCAACCTTTGTAGGACTTCTCATTAATCAAGCcaag AACTCCAAGAGTGCCCAGGGCCTGGTGGGCCTACGGAACCTGGGAAATACC tgctTCATGAACTCCATCCTGCAGTGTCTCAGTAACACACACAACCTCCGGGACTACTGTCTCCACAACTCCCACCGACGCGACCTTAACAAAAACAGCCGCACCAACACCGGAGCGCTCATGGAGG AATTTGCCAAGCTCCTCCAGACCATGTGGACGTCCTCGAGCAGCGAGGCGGTCGGCCCSTCAGAGTTCAAAACTCAGATTCAGAGATACGCCCCCCGATTCGTGGGATACAA CCAACAGGACGCCCAGGAGTTCCTGCGCTTCCTGCTGGACGGGCTGCACAACGAGGTAAACCGGGTCACGGTGCGGCCGCGGGGCAGCTCAGAGGACTTTGACCACTTGCC TGACCGAGAGAAAGGGGATAGAATGTGGAGCAagtacctggagagagaggacagtaaaGTAGTGG ACCTGTTTGTGGGTCAGCTGAAGAGCTCGTTGACATGCAGCACGTGTGGCTACTGCTCCACTGTCTTTGACCCCTTCTGGGATCTCTCTCTACCCATCGCCAAG AAGGGCTACGGAGAAGTGAGTCTGATGGACTGCATGAGTCTCTTCACCAAAGAGGACGTGCTCGACGGAGATGAAAAACCAACGTGCTACAGGTGTAAAGCCAGAAGAAGATGCACAAAGAAGTTCACTGTACAGAAATTCCCCAAGATCTTAGTGCTTC ATCTGAAACGCTTCTCTGAAGCGCGGAGAACCAGCAAACTGTCCACATTTGTCAACTTCCCCATGGAGAAACTGGACCTCAGGGAGTTTGCCTCGGAAAACAGCA TAAATGCAGTGTATAACCTGTACGCAGTGTCCAATCACTCAGGCACGACCATGGGCGGCCACTACACAGCGTACTGTCGCAACCCCACCTCGGGAGAATGGTACACGTTCAATGACTCCAG aGTATCGCCAATGTCCTCCCGCCAAGTGCGCAGCAGTGACGCCTACGTGCTATTCCTACGAGCTGGCCTGTCCTCTCGCGGATGTGACCGGCCTCCCGGAGGAGGAGGTGGACGGCACTGCGacggtgggaggaggaggaggaggggaggaggaggaggaggggcaaaGCCAGGCCCTTTAGACTAA
- the usp2a gene encoding ubiquitin carboxyl-terminal hydrolase 2a isoform X2, with amino-acid sequence MPSMRQSYTVTVPEEPPASVFPFLKQEMRRKSSSMSGSVLVSTFVGLLINQAKNSKSAQGLVGLRNLGNTCFMNSILQCLSNTHNLRDYCLHNSHRRDLNKNSRTNTGALMEEFAKLLQTMWTSSSSEAVGPSEFKTQIQRYAPRFVGYNQQDAQEFLRFLLDGLHNEVNRVTVRPRGSSEDFDHLPDREKGDRMWSKYLEREDSKVVDLFVGQLKSSLTCSTCGYCSTVFDPFWDLSLPIAKGYGEVSLMDCMSLFTKEDVLDGDEKPTCYRCKARRRCTKKFTVQKFPKILVLHLKRFSEARRTSKLSTFVNFPMEKLDLREFASENSINAVYNLYAVSNHSGTTMGGHYTAYCRNPTSGEWYTFNDSRVSPMSSRQVRSSDAYVLFLRAGLSSRGCDRPPGGGGGRHCDGGRRRRRGGGGGGAKPGPLD; translated from the exons ATGCCCAGCATGAGACAGTCATACACGGTGACCGTTCCCGAAGAACCCCCGGCCTCGGTTTTCCCGTTCTTGAAGCAAGAGATGCGGCGGAAAAGCTCGAGCATGTCTGGCTCGGTGCTGGTGTCAACCTTTGTAGGACTTCTCATTAATCAAGCcaag AACTCCAAGAGTGCCCAGGGCCTGGTGGGCCTACGGAACCTGGGAAATACC tgctTCATGAACTCCATCCTGCAGTGTCTCAGTAACACACACAACCTCCGGGACTACTGTCTCCACAACTCCCACCGACGCGACCTTAACAAAAACAGCCGCACCAACACCGGAGCGCTCATGGAGG AATTTGCCAAGCTCCTCCAGACCATGTGGACGTCCTCGAGCAGCGAGGCGGTCGGCCCSTCAGAGTTCAAAACTCAGATTCAGAGATACGCCCCCCGATTCGTGGGATACAA CCAACAGGACGCCCAGGAGTTCCTGCGCTTCCTGCTGGACGGGCTGCACAACGAGGTAAACCGGGTCACGGTGCGGCCGCGGGGCAGCTCAGAGGACTTTGACCACTTGCC TGACCGAGAGAAAGGGGATAGAATGTGGAGCAagtacctggagagagaggacagtaaaGTAGTGG ACCTGTTTGTGGGTCAGCTGAAGAGCTCGTTGACATGCAGCACGTGTGGCTACTGCTCCACTGTCTTTGACCCCTTCTGGGATCTCTCTCTACCCATCGCCAAG GGCTACGGAGAAGTGAGTCTGATGGACTGCATGAGTCTCTTCACCAAAGAGGACGTGCTCGACGGAGATGAAAAACCAACGTGCTACAGGTGTAAAGCCAGAAGAAGATGCACAAAGAAGTTCACTGTACAGAAATTCCCCAAGATCTTAGTGCTTC ATCTGAAACGCTTCTCTGAAGCGCGGAGAACCAGCAAACTGTCCACATTTGTCAACTTCCCCATGGAGAAACTGGACCTCAGGGAGTTTGCCTCGGAAAACAGCA TAAATGCAGTGTATAACCTGTACGCAGTGTCCAATCACTCAGGCACGACCATGGGCGGCCACTACACAGCGTACTGTCGCAACCCCACCTCGGGAGAATGGTACACGTTCAATGACTCCAG aGTATCGCCAATGTCCTCCCGCCAAGTGCGCAGCAGTGACGCCTACGTGCTATTCCTACGAGCTGGCCTGTCCTCTCGCGGATGTGACCGGCCTCCCGGAGGAGGAGGTGGACGGCACTGCGacggtgggaggaggaggaggaggggaggaggaggaggaggggcaaaGCCAGGCCCTTTAGACTAA